From a region of the Kaistia sp. 32K genome:
- a CDS encoding diguanylate cyclase yields the protein MHGQTTTYDHLALTERELGRLDAMERYTLVSGYNDEALDRITRIVTFALGVRSSAVSIIGKDTQYLMSTHGIARADGPRCDSFCSHVVALDRRVGVPDARRDPRFAGNPLVLGDPNIRFYLGVPLRAAEGFVVGALCAIDDKPREVLEDHVEILTDLAALAMDRIDLNFAATIDGLTGVLRHNAFLSEAGRDFRRAGRGGSPLSCLMIDADHFKSVNDRFGHAKGDEVLALIGGICKSHCRAGDYAGRVGGEEFCVLLPGATSESALAIAERLRSRVEAASRAAPELPDISISVGVSSLAPGDAAVTDVMARADKALYAAKHAGRNCCRSA from the coding sequence ATGCACGGCCAGACGACGACCTATGACCACCTCGCCCTGACGGAGCGCGAGCTCGGCCGGCTCGACGCGATGGAGCGCTATACGCTGGTCAGCGGCTACAATGACGAGGCGCTCGACCGGATCACGCGGATCGTCACCTTCGCGCTTGGAGTCCGGTCGTCCGCCGTCTCGATCATCGGCAAGGACACACAATATCTGATGTCGACGCACGGCATCGCCCGGGCGGACGGCCCGCGCTGCGATTCCTTCTGCTCGCATGTCGTCGCCCTCGACCGCCGCGTCGGCGTCCCGGACGCGCGCCGCGATCCCCGTTTCGCTGGAAATCCGCTGGTGCTCGGCGATCCCAACATCCGCTTCTATCTCGGCGTGCCGCTCCGCGCCGCCGAGGGCTTTGTGGTCGGCGCGCTCTGCGCCATCGACGACAAGCCGCGGGAAGTGCTGGAGGATCACGTCGAGATCCTGACCGATCTCGCCGCGCTGGCGATGGACCGGATCGACCTGAATTTCGCCGCGACGATCGACGGGCTGACCGGGGTGCTGCGCCACAACGCCTTCCTGAGCGAGGCGGGGCGCGATTTTCGCCGCGCCGGACGGGGCGGCTCGCCGCTCAGCTGCCTGATGATCGATGCCGACCACTTCAAGTCGGTCAACGACCGCTTCGGCCATGCCAAGGGCGACGAGGTGCTGGCGCTGATCGGCGGCATCTGCAAGTCGCATTGCCGCGCCGGCGACTATGCCGGCCGGGTCGGCGGCGAGGAGTTCTGCGTGCTGCTGCCGGGCGCCACTTCGGAGAGCGCGCTCGCCATCGCCGAGCGGCTGCGCAGCCGGGTCGAGGCCGCGAGCCGCGCGGCGCCGGAGCTGCCGGATATCTCGATCAGCGTCGGCGTTTCCTCGCTCGCGCCCGGCGATGCCGCGGTGACGGACGTCATGGCGCGGGCCGACAAGGCGCTCTACGCCGCCAAGCACGCCGGCCGCAACTGCTGCCGCAGCGCCTGA
- a CDS encoding adenosine kinase, translating into MTEARYDVLGIGNAIVDILARAEESFLVEQQLAKGSMRLVDMVESKRLYDAMGPAISASGGSAGNTVAGIASLGGATAFVGKVADDDLGAVYRHDMRAIGATFDVAPLVVGAPTGRCMIFVTPDGERTMNTYLGACHELTPDDIDPALFSDTKITYFEGFLWDAPSARDAFFKAADIAHKAGRQVSLTLSDAFCVDRFRGDFTRLLRDGTIDILFANEVELKSFYETSSFNTALKALRQDCRIATVTVGAEGSYVVTPDGIEHVPATVVENVVDTTGAGDLYASGFLYAVAKGLDLKTAAALGSLAAGEVINHMGPRPATSLVELARQAGYAI; encoded by the coding sequence ATGACGGAAGCCCGCTACGACGTTCTCGGGATCGGTAACGCGATCGTCGACATTCTGGCGCGGGCGGAGGAGAGCTTCCTGGTCGAGCAGCAACTGGCGAAGGGCTCGATGCGGCTCGTCGACATGGTCGAATCGAAGCGGCTCTACGACGCCATGGGCCCGGCGATCTCCGCCTCCGGCGGCTCGGCCGGCAACACCGTCGCCGGCATCGCCTCGCTCGGCGGCGCCACTGCCTTCGTCGGCAAGGTGGCGGACGACGATCTCGGCGCCGTCTACCGGCACGACATGCGCGCGATCGGCGCCACCTTCGACGTCGCGCCGCTCGTCGTCGGCGCTCCGACGGGACGCTGCATGATCTTCGTCACGCCGGACGGCGAGCGGACGATGAATACCTATCTCGGCGCCTGCCACGAGCTGACGCCGGACGACATCGACCCGGCGCTGTTCTCCGATACCAAGATCACCTATTTCGAGGGCTTCCTGTGGGACGCGCCCAGCGCCCGCGACGCCTTCTTCAAGGCGGCCGACATCGCCCACAAGGCCGGGCGGCAGGTGTCGCTGACGCTCTCCGACGCGTTCTGCGTCGACCGCTTCCGCGGCGACTTCACGCGGTTGCTTCGCGACGGCACGATCGACATCCTGTTCGCCAACGAGGTCGAGCTGAAGTCGTTCTACGAGACGTCGAGCTTCAACACGGCGCTGAAGGCGCTCCGGCAGGATTGCCGCATCGCCACCGTCACGGTCGGCGCCGAGGGCTCCTATGTCGTGACGCCGGACGGCATCGAGCATGTTCCGGCGACCGTGGTCGAGAATGTGGTCGACACCACCGGCGCCGGCGATCTCTACGCCTCCGGCTTCCTCTATGCCGTCGCCAAGGGCCTGGATCTCAAGACGGCGGCGGCGCTCGGCTCGCTGGCGGCGGGCGAAGTGATCAACCACATGGGCCCGCGCCCGGCCACCTCGCTGGTCGAGCTGGCGCGGCAAGCCGGCTACGCGATCTGA
- a CDS encoding sulfate transporter family protein: MLQAAWLALTDIWTPPFRSVLWKSLGLTLVLLILVWFGLQALVVHFADWPSQPWINTSVAIVTGFGLIIGLGFLIAPVSALMAGLFSDDIAAIVETTHYPQDPPGKGLSFVDSLVSTLGFTATVILVNLVCLLLLLIPGVNLVAFFVGNGYLLGREFFETAASRFRPVAEARALRRANAVTVLLAGFVIAAFLAIPILNLLTPLFATAFMTHVHKWVTGSRPAGI; this comes from the coding sequence ATGCTTCAGGCCGCCTGGCTCGCCTTGACCGACATCTGGACGCCGCCCTTCCGCTCGGTGCTCTGGAAGTCGCTCGGCCTGACGCTCGTGCTCCTGATCCTCGTCTGGTTCGGTTTGCAGGCGCTGGTGGTGCATTTCGCCGACTGGCCGAGCCAACCCTGGATCAACACCTCGGTCGCGATCGTCACCGGCTTCGGGCTGATCATCGGCCTCGGCTTCCTGATCGCGCCGGTCTCGGCGCTGATGGCGGGGCTGTTCTCCGACGACATCGCGGCGATCGTCGAGACGACGCATTATCCGCAGGACCCGCCCGGGAAAGGGCTCTCCTTCGTCGACAGCCTCGTCTCGACGCTCGGCTTCACGGCGACGGTGATCCTGGTTAACCTCGTCTGCCTGCTGCTGCTCCTGATCCCGGGCGTCAACCTCGTCGCCTTCTTCGTCGGCAACGGCTACCTGCTCGGGCGCGAATTCTTCGAAACCGCGGCGTCGCGCTTCCGCCCGGTCGCCGAGGCGCGGGCGCTCCGGCGCGCCAACGCGGTGACCGTGCTCCTCGCCGGCTTCGTCATCGCCGCCTTCCTGGCGATCCCGATCCTCAATCTGCTGACGCCGCTTTTCGCCACCGCCTTCATGACGCATGTGCACAAATGGGTGACGGGTTCCCGTCCGGCGGGAATCTAG
- a CDS encoding DUF2214 family protein has translation MLVDLLLAIAHFLLVFAIVAVLTMELMLLKPGLSGAAVEKLGRVDAIYGGAATLLILAGFGRVFLGLKGSAFYIGNPVFWAKIIAFAALGLISIQPTMRILAWRKAAKADPGFAPSPAEIAGVRRLVHAETAMLVLVVIFASMMARGIGM, from the coding sequence ATGCTCGTCGATCTGCTGCTTGCCATCGCCCATTTCCTGCTCGTCTTCGCCATCGTCGCGGTGCTGACGATGGAGCTCATGCTGCTGAAGCCGGGCCTTTCCGGCGCGGCGGTGGAGAAGCTCGGCCGCGTCGACGCCATCTATGGCGGCGCGGCGACGCTGCTCATCCTCGCCGGCTTCGGCCGGGTGTTCCTGGGCTTGAAGGGCTCCGCCTTCTACATCGGCAATCCGGTGTTCTGGGCGAAGATCATCGCCTTCGCGGCGCTCGGCCTGATCTCGATCCAGCCGACGATGCGCATCCTCGCCTGGCGCAAGGCGGCCAAGGCCGATCCCGGCTTCGCGCCGTCACCGGCCGAGATCGCCGGCGTCCGCCGCCTGGTCCACGCGGAGACAGCCATGCTGGTGCTGGTCGTGATCTTCGCCTCGATGATGGCGCGCGGGATCGGGATGTGA
- the nth gene encoding endonuclease III has product MSDAQPLPPAPPPRRKAASKRFTKAEVEEVFARFQARDPEPKGELESVNTFTLLVAVVLSAQATDAGVNKATRALFAIADTPAKMLALGEEQVSDYIKTIGLFRTKAKNVIGLSRMLVELHGGEVPDDRAALEALPGVGRKTANVVLNIAFGHPTIAVDTHIFRIGNRTGLAPGKTVDAVEKELNRIIPAKYMLHAHHWLILHGRYVCKARKPDCAICLINDLCRYPDKTIA; this is encoded by the coding sequence ATGTCCGATGCACAGCCTCTTCCCCCCGCCCCGCCGCCGCGCCGAAAGGCCGCGTCGAAGCGCTTCACCAAGGCCGAGGTGGAGGAGGTCTTCGCCCGTTTTCAGGCGCGCGATCCCGAACCGAAGGGCGAGCTGGAGAGCGTCAACACCTTCACGCTGCTGGTCGCCGTCGTGCTGTCGGCGCAGGCGACCGACGCCGGCGTCAACAAGGCGACGCGGGCGCTGTTCGCCATCGCCGACACGCCGGCGAAGATGCTGGCGCTCGGCGAGGAACAGGTCAGCGACTACATCAAGACCATCGGCCTCTTCCGCACCAAGGCGAAGAACGTCATCGGCCTGTCGCGCATGCTGGTTGAGCTGCATGGCGGCGAGGTCCCGGACGACCGCGCCGCGCTCGAGGCGCTGCCCGGCGTCGGCCGCAAGACGGCGAATGTCGTTCTGAACATCGCCTTCGGCCACCCGACCATCGCCGTCGACACGCATATCTTCCGGATCGGCAACCGCACCGGCCTCGCCCCCGGCAAGACGGTCGACGCGGTCGAGAAGGAGCTGAACCGGATCATCCCGGCGAAATACATGCTGCACGCGCATCACTGGCTGATTTTGCACGGCCGCTATGTCTGCAAGGCGCGCAAGCCCGACTGCGCCATCTGCCTGATCAACGACCTCTGCCGCTACCCGGACAAGACGATCGCCTGA
- a CDS encoding DUF2244 domain-containing protein codes for MTRTVTQPASRPDPDGDDLRPELLFHATLKPYRSLSPRGYAALLMVFGATCFLSGLLFWSIGAWPIAGFFGLDILILQFAFRMNYRSARACEIVEMTPEHLTVRRIAANGRSEDFDFNPYWAKLEVDRHEEWGIVRMALASHGRRLSIGSFLNPDDRESFARAFSKALASVRHA; via the coding sequence ATGACCCGAACCGTGACCCAACCAGCCTCCCGCCCGGACCCAGACGGCGACGATCTCCGCCCGGAACTCCTGTTCCACGCGACGCTGAAGCCGTATCGCTCGCTGTCGCCGCGCGGTTATGCGGCGCTCTTGATGGTCTTCGGCGCCACCTGCTTCCTGAGCGGGCTCCTGTTCTGGTCGATCGGCGCCTGGCCGATCGCCGGCTTCTTCGGCCTCGACATCCTGATCCTGCAGTTCGCCTTCCGCATGAACTATCGCTCGGCCCGCGCCTGCGAGATCGTCGAGATGACGCCGGAGCATCTGACCGTCCGCCGGATTGCCGCGAACGGCCGCTCCGAGGATTTCGACTTCAATCCCTATTGGGCGAAGCTCGAGGTCGACCGGCATGAAGAGTGGGGCATCGTGCGGATGGCGCTCGCCTCGCATGGCCGCCGCCTTTCGATCGGCAGCTTCCTCAATCCGGATGACCGCGAGAGTTTTGCCAGAGCCTTTTCAAAGGCGCTCGCCTCCGTCCGCCACGCCTGA
- a CDS encoding SDR family oxidoreductase has protein sequence MTDQNLFIFGMGFSGLATARLVRDDYATIGATVRTAEKAERLSAEGIDAHVFDGETVSDELVAAVKRATHVVQSIPPGSTGDPVLALLRDALVGAENLEWIGYLSTVGVYGDHGGGWVDEATEPKPLSGRSVERVRAEADWRLLGEELGVPVALLRLSGIYGPGRNALAQIADGTARRLVKPGQIFNRIHVADIATAVAAAAERKASGVFNVTDDEPAPPQDVVTYAAELAGYPLPPEIDFATADLPPMVRSFYGENKRVGNKRLAADLGVTLAFPTYREGIAALWNDGSWRG, from the coding sequence ATGACCGACCAGAACCTCTTCATATTCGGCATGGGCTTTTCCGGCCTGGCGACCGCCCGCCTCGTGCGCGACGACTACGCGACGATCGGCGCGACGGTGCGCACGGCGGAAAAGGCGGAACGGCTCAGCGCCGAGGGCATCGACGCCCATGTCTTCGACGGCGAGACGGTGTCGGACGAACTGGTCGCGGCGGTGAAGCGGGCGACGCATGTCGTCCAGTCGATCCCGCCGGGCTCCACGGGCGATCCCGTCCTCGCGCTGCTTCGCGACGCGCTGGTCGGCGCGGAAAACCTCGAATGGATCGGCTATCTCTCGACCGTCGGCGTCTATGGAGACCATGGCGGCGGCTGGGTCGACGAGGCGACCGAGCCGAAGCCGCTTTCGGGCCGCTCGGTCGAGCGCGTCAGGGCCGAGGCCGATTGGCGCCTTCTCGGCGAAGAGCTCGGCGTGCCGGTGGCGCTGCTTCGCCTCTCCGGCATCTACGGCCCCGGCCGCAACGCGCTCGCGCAGATCGCCGACGGCACGGCGCGGCGGCTGGTGAAGCCCGGCCAGATCTTCAACCGCATCCATGTCGCCGATATCGCCACGGCGGTCGCCGCCGCCGCCGAGCGCAAGGCTTCCGGCGTGTTCAACGTCACCGATGACGAGCCGGCGCCGCCGCAGGACGTGGTCACCTACGCCGCCGAGCTCGCCGGCTACCCGCTGCCGCCGGAGATCGATTTCGCCACCGCCGATCTGCCGCCGATGGTCCGCTCGTTCTATGGCGAGAACAAGCGCGTCGGAAACAAGCGCCTCGCCGCCGATCTCGGCGTGACGCTTGCTTTCCCGACCTATCGCGAGGGCATCGCCGCGCTCTGGAACGACGGCAGCTGGCGGGGGTAG
- a CDS encoding ferredoxin reductase — translation MSTLPDIAPQPERLVWQEATVVAITASTPRVKVFRLKPADWHGFTAGQHVDIRLTAPDGYQAERSYSIGSAPDGSGTIELAIDLIDDGEVSPFFHEVVEVGDTIEMRGPIGGHFIWRAEEGGPLLLIAGGSGLVPLMSILRYRALAAPEIPTALICSFRHHADWIWRDELLRRAAEEPHFSLFATLSREPAPVEGARRGRIDGALLDAALASLPAPPKTTFICGANPFVAAASTFALDAGIPFASIKAERYGG, via the coding sequence TTGAGCACCCTTCCCGACATCGCGCCGCAGCCGGAACGGCTGGTCTGGCAGGAGGCGACCGTCGTCGCCATCACGGCCTCGACGCCCCGTGTAAAGGTGTTCCGGCTGAAGCCGGCGGACTGGCACGGCTTCACCGCCGGCCAGCATGTCGACATCCGGCTGACCGCGCCGGACGGCTACCAGGCCGAGCGCAGCTATTCGATCGGCTCGGCCCCGGATGGCAGCGGCACGATCGAGCTCGCCATCGACCTGATCGACGACGGCGAGGTGTCGCCCTTCTTCCATGAGGTGGTCGAGGTCGGCGACACGATCGAGATGCGCGGGCCGATCGGCGGCCATTTCATCTGGCGCGCCGAGGAGGGCGGGCCGCTGCTCCTGATCGCCGGCGGCTCCGGCCTGGTGCCGCTGATGTCGATCCTGCGCTACCGGGCGCTTGCCGCCCCCGAGATCCCGACGGCGCTGATCTGTTCCTTCCGCCACCACGCCGACTGGATCTGGCGCGACGAGCTGCTTCGACGCGCCGCCGAGGAGCCGCATTTCTCGCTGTTCGCGACGCTGAGCCGCGAGCCGGCGCCGGTCGAGGGCGCTCGCCGGGGCCGCATAGACGGCGCCCTGCTCGACGCCGCGCTGGCGAGCCTGCCCGCGCCGCCGAAGACGACTTTCATCTGCGGCGCCAACCCCTTCGTCGCCGCCGCCTCGACCTTCGCGCTCGACGCCGGCATTCCCTTTGCCAGCATCAAGGCGGAACGCTATGGGGGCTGA
- a CDS encoding sulfite oxidase-like oxidoreductase, with protein sequence MATRGFFGKRPTDEVGERLPPGQYLTDDFPVLSAGPTPRVALDGWRFTVKDGVRPVASWSWEAFNQLPKTKLTRDIHCVTKWSKFNTAWSGVTIDDILAEAGVAAPSEFTLAHSYDGYSTNVPTEDLINGKAMIATHFEGQPISPDHGGPARLLVPHLYFWKSAKWVNGLQFTSRDEAGFWELRGYHMRGDPWREQRFTGD encoded by the coding sequence ATGGCCACGCGCGGTTTCTTCGGCAAGCGCCCCACCGACGAGGTCGGCGAGCGGCTGCCGCCCGGGCAATATCTGACCGATGATTTCCCCGTCCTCTCGGCCGGGCCGACGCCCCGCGTCGCGCTGGATGGCTGGCGCTTCACCGTCAAGGACGGCGTGCGGCCGGTCGCCAGCTGGAGCTGGGAAGCGTTCAACCAGCTGCCGAAGACCAAGCTGACCCGCGACATCCACTGCGTGACGAAATGGTCGAAGTTCAACACCGCCTGGTCCGGCGTCACTATCGACGACATCCTGGCCGAGGCCGGCGTCGCCGCACCGAGCGAATTCACGCTTGCCCATTCCTATGACGGCTATTCCACCAACGTGCCGACGGAAGACCTGATCAACGGCAAGGCGATGATCGCGACCCATTTCGAGGGCCAGCCGATCAGCCCCGACCATGGCGGGCCCGCACGACTGCTGGTGCCGCATCTCTATTTCTGGAAATCGGCCAAATGGGTGAACGGCCTGCAGTTCACCAGCCGCGACGAGGCGGGCTTCTGGGAACTCCGGGGCTATCACATGCGCGGCGATCCGTGGCGCGAACAGCGCTTCACCGGCGATTGA
- a CDS encoding carboxylesterase, translating into MPSEHRTIVVGAGPDAREIAILTRPGEAAAARPGIVFLGGFMSDMRGSKAEALDEWAAAEGRALTRFDYSGHGVSGGDFADGTITRWLEEARAVLETETSGPQILVGSSMGGWIALLLALELATKAPGRVAGLVLLAPAVDMTRDLILARMTPAERAEMETTGALKQPSAYSDQPYLITKKLIDDGEAHLLGHRPVALGAPVHIIQGVLDDEVPYQVAIDLVAQLAQDDVVLTLIKDAGHRLSRPEDLRKLIAAVEQVA; encoded by the coding sequence ATGCCTTCAGAACACAGAACCATCGTCGTCGGCGCCGGGCCGGATGCCCGCGAGATCGCGATTCTCACGCGGCCCGGCGAGGCCGCCGCTGCGCGACCCGGCATCGTCTTCCTCGGCGGCTTCATGTCGGATATGCGCGGCTCGAAAGCTGAAGCGCTGGACGAATGGGCCGCCGCCGAGGGTCGCGCGCTGACGCGGTTCGACTATTCCGGCCATGGCGTCTCCGGCGGCGATTTCGCCGACGGCACCATCACCCGATGGCTGGAAGAGGCCCGCGCCGTGCTCGAGACCGAGACGAGCGGCCCGCAGATCCTCGTCGGCTCGTCGATGGGCGGCTGGATCGCGCTGCTCTTGGCGCTTGAGCTCGCGACCAAGGCGCCTGGCCGCGTCGCCGGCCTGGTGCTACTGGCGCCCGCCGTCGACATGACGCGCGACCTGATCCTCGCCCGGATGACGCCGGCCGAGCGGGCCGAGATGGAGACCACCGGCGCGCTGAAGCAGCCGAGCGCCTATTCCGACCAGCCCTATCTCATCACCAAGAAGCTGATCGACGACGGCGAGGCACATCTTCTCGGCCACCGGCCGGTTGCGCTCGGCGCGCCGGTCCATATCATCCAGGGCGTGCTCGACGACGAAGTGCCGTACCAGGTCGCGATCGACCTTGTCGCGCAGCTCGCGCAGGACGATGTGGTTCTGACACTGATCAAGGATGCCGGCCACAGGTTGTCGCGGCCGGAGGATCTCAGGAAGCTGATCGCCGCCGTCGAGCAGGTCGCCTGA
- the infC gene encoding translation initiation factor IF-3 — MRRPFKAQEPTKDGPRINREIRGVREVQLIGEDGQNIGVISIQEALAAAQEAGLDLVEIAPNSQPPVCKILDFGRFKYQTQKKANEARKNQKVVEVKEIKMRPAIDDHDYEVKMKAIKRFFEEGDKVKLTLRFRGREMAHQHLGMKLLERVRDETAEISKVEAEPKLEGRQMIMVLAPR; from the coding sequence ATTCGCCGTCCGTTCAAAGCGCAGGAGCCCACCAAGGATGGGCCGCGTATCAACCGCGAGATCCGTGGTGTCCGTGAAGTCCAGTTGATCGGAGAGGACGGCCAGAACATCGGCGTCATCTCGATCCAGGAGGCGCTTGCCGCCGCGCAGGAAGCCGGCCTCGACCTCGTCGAGATTGCGCCGAATTCCCAGCCGCCGGTCTGCAAGATCCTCGATTTCGGCCGCTTCAAGTACCAGACCCAGAAGAAGGCCAACGAGGCTCGCAAGAACCAGAAGGTCGTCGAGGTCAAAGAGATCAAGATGCGCCCCGCCATCGATGACCACGACTACGAGGTCAAGATGAAGGCGATCAAGCGCTTCTTCGAAGAGGGCGACAAGGTCAAGCTGACGCTCCGCTTCCGCGGCCGCGAGATGGCTCACCAGCATCTCGGCATGAAGCTGCTCGAGCGCGTGCGCGACGAGACCGCCGAAATTTCCAAGGTCGAGGCGGAGCCGAAGCTCGAAGGCCGCCAGATGATCATGGTGCTGGCCCCCCGCTGA
- the rpmI gene encoding 50S ribosomal protein L35, translating to MPKLKTKSGAKKRFKLTGTGRVKAGQAGKRHGMIKRTAKFVRNARGTTVLSDADAKIVKQFLNG from the coding sequence ATGCCCAAGTTGAAGACCAAGAGCGGCGCCAAGAAGCGCTTCAAGCTCACCGGTACCGGACGCGTCAAGGCAGGCCAGGCAGGCAAGCGCCATGGCATGATCAAGCGCACCGCCAAGTTTGTCCGTAATGCACGCGGCACCACCGTGCTTTCGGATGCGGATGCGAAGATCGTCAAGCAGTTCCTGAACGGCTGA
- the rplT gene encoding 50S ribosomal protein L20, which yields MSRVKRGVTSHAKHKKVLKRAKGFYGRRKNTIRTAKAAVDKAAQYAFRDRKAKKRNFRALWIQRINAAVREVAENLTYSRFIDGLAKAGIEVDRKVLAELAISQPAAFKALVDQAQGALQQQAA from the coding sequence ATGTCGCGAGTTAAGCGGGGCGTAACCTCACACGCCAAGCACAAGAAGGTCCTGAAGCGCGCCAAGGGCTTCTACGGCCGTCGCAAGAACACCATCCGCACGGCAAAGGCCGCGGTCGACAAGGCCGCCCAGTACGCCTTCCGTGACCGCAAGGCCAAGAAGCGCAACTTCCGCGCTCTCTGGATCCAGCGCATCAACGCGGCCGTCCGCGAAGTTGCCGAGAACCTCACCTACAGCCGCTTTATCGATGGCCTCGCAAAGGCCGGGATCGAAGTCGACCGCAAGGTGCTGGCCGAACTGGCAATCAGCCAGCCGGCAGCCTTCAAGGCGCTGGTCGATCAGGCTCAGGGCGCTCTGCAGCAGCAGGCCGCCTGA
- the pheS gene encoding phenylalanine--tRNA ligase subunit alpha — translation MSDLELLERDIRAAIDGASDEAAIETVRVAALGKKGSVSELLKGLGAMTPDERKVMGPALNGLRDRVSEALLARRASLKEAGLAARLASEAVDVTLPLRASPLEQGRIHPISQVIDEISAIFGDLGFAVAEGPDIETDHYNFTALNFPVGHPAREMHDTFFFNPDEKGERLLLRTHTSPVQMRTMQAQKPPIRIIAPGRTYRNDSDQTHTPMFHQVEGLVIDTSSHIGHLKWLLEEFCRAFFEVDKVEMRMRPSFFPFTEPSMEVDIRCKRVGNEVRFGEGDDWLEILGCGMVHPNVIRFAGLDPDVYQGFAFGMGIDRIAMLKYGMPDLRAFFDADQRWLNHYGFRPLDLPTLVGGLSS, via the coding sequence ATGTCCGATCTCGAACTTCTCGAACGCGACATCCGCGCGGCCATCGACGGCGCTTCCGACGAAGCCGCGATCGAGACGGTCCGCGTCGCCGCCCTCGGCAAGAAGGGCTCCGTCTCCGAACTGCTGAAGGGCCTCGGCGCGATGACGCCGGACGAGCGCAAGGTCATGGGACCGGCGCTGAACGGCCTTCGCGATCGCGTCTCCGAGGCGCTGCTCGCCCGCCGCGCCAGCCTCAAGGAAGCCGGCCTCGCCGCGCGCCTCGCCTCGGAAGCGGTCGACGTCACGCTGCCGCTGCGCGCCAGCCCGCTCGAGCAGGGCCGCATCCATCCGATCTCGCAGGTGATCGACGAGATCTCGGCGATCTTCGGGGATCTCGGCTTCGCCGTCGCCGAAGGGCCGGACATCGAGACCGACCACTATAATTTCACCGCGCTAAACTTCCCCGTCGGCCATCCGGCCCGCGAGATGCACGACACCTTCTTCTTCAATCCGGACGAGAAGGGCGAGCGGCTGCTGCTGCGCACCCACACCTCGCCGGTGCAGATGCGCACCATGCAGGCCCAGAAGCCGCCGATCCGCATCATCGCGCCGGGCCGCACCTATCGCAACGACAGCGACCAGACCCATACGCCGATGTTCCACCAGGTCGAGGGCCTGGTGATCGACACGTCGAGCCATATCGGCCATCTGAAGTGGCTGTTGGAAGAGTTCTGCCGCGCCTTCTTCGAGGTCGACAAGGTCGAGATGCGCATGCGTCCGTCCTTCTTCCCGTTCACCGAGCCGTCGATGGAAGTCGATATCCGCTGCAAGCGGGTCGGCAACGAGGTGCGCTTCGGCGAGGGCGACGACTGGCTCGAGATCCTCGGCTGCGGCATGGTCCATCCGAACGTCATCCGGTTCGCCGGCCTCGATCCCGACGTCTACCAGGGCTTCGCCTTCGGCATGGGCATCGACCGCATCGCCATGCTGAAATACGGCATGCCGGACCTGCGCGCCTTCTTCGACGCCGATCAGCGCTGGCTGAACCATTACGGCTTCCGTCCGCTGGATCTCCCGACGCTCGTCGGCGGCCTGAGCTCGTAA